One Panicum virgatum strain AP13 chromosome 3N, P.virgatum_v5, whole genome shotgun sequence DNA segment encodes these proteins:
- the LOC120666811 gene encoding uncharacterized protein LOC120666811, with translation MYDHCNGLLLLGWWPMAVVNPATRQWAALLPPPELLPPLQLSHGHVEGNHLYPYYHLVYDPTAVSPHRFEVFIISELMVRYNKHRYDGRAEWPPSPYTTHVFSSTTWKWEERSFLRQGEPTGTIDDVAVGGYRRGVYFQGALYVHCQHNSVIRIECLSDDDGKYQMIKLPTLIKLGKSYLGKSEQGVYYALLYPDDASCPHLRVWLLDVHRMEWVLRSDVSLQAMENFPTRHFASGYNKPWIVVHHNHNNIPSTHPAQEEDDRIIEFDDNEWDFDDGGVILETKDDEATRQGSYHMPSFLGFHPYKEIALFFTMSTRRVLCYQLNTSKVQELGILDIPADMLETFFLYTPCMLDVGGLCRLKTI, from the exons ATGTATGATCACTGCAATGGCCTCCTCTTGCTCGGCTGGTGGCCCATGGCTGTGGTTAACCCGGCCACGCGACAGTGGGCAGCCTTATTGCCTCCACCAGAACTACTGCCGCCGTTGCAACTGTCGCATGGGCACGTCGAGGGCAACCACTTGTATCCATACTACCACCTTGTCTACGATCCTACGGCGGTGTCGCCACATCGCTTTGAGGTATTTATTATCTCCGAGTTAATGGTTCGCTATAATAAACACAGATACGATGGCCGCGCGGAGTGGCCACCGTCGCCGTACACGACGCACGTCTTCTCGTCCACCACATGGAAGTGGGAGGAAAGATCTTTTCTACGCCAAGGAGAACCTACCGGGACCATTGATGATGTGGCTGTTGGCGGCTACCGCCGTGGCGTCTATTTCCAAGGAGCACTTTATGTCCATTGCCAACATAATTCCGTCATAAG AATTGAATGCTTGTCGGATGACGACGGTAAGTACCAGATGATCAAATTGCCGACATTAATCAAACTTGGCAAGTCCTATTTGGGAAAATCAGAGCAAGGGGTGTACTATGCATTACTCTATCCAGATGATGCTAGTTGCCCCCACTTGCGCGTTTGGTTGCTTGATGTTCATAGGATGGAGTGGGTGTTGAGGAGTGACGTCAGCCTTCAAGCCATGGAGAATTTTCCTACTCGTCACTTTGCTAGCGGATACAACAAACCATGGATCGTTGTTCATCACAACCACAACAACATACCATCAACACATCCTGCACAAGAAGAAGATGATAGGATTATTGAGTTTGATGATAATGAATGGGACTTTGACGACGGCGGCGTCATTCTTGAAACCAAAGATGACGAAGCCACAAGACAAGGGTCGTACCATATGCCTTCtttcctagggtttcatccttACAAAGAGATTGCCTTGTTTTTCACAATGTCAACTAGAAGGGTTCTATGTTATCAACTAAATACCTCCAAGGTTCAAGAGTTAGGCATCTTAGATATACCCGCGGACATGTTAGAAACTTTCTTCCTCTACACACCATGTATGTTGGATGTGGGGGGCTTATGTCGTCTGAAAACAATTTAG